A section of the Phaseolus vulgaris cultivar G19833 chromosome 8, P. vulgaris v2.0, whole genome shotgun sequence genome encodes:
- the LOC137827155 gene encoding uncharacterized protein gives MSKVRHGQNKGTWIPPLVRSTLDKHWSSTKFQNKSVIAKANRAVEKGASTYYGGSIFIAAHFEKMTKELERQPTAWEVVERTKKLKTGQWVNDKTHDLAEKYKKHRKEAQQQQMLESESSQNSHVASIDDNEIYIDVVGDGNKKGNVYGLGVLSKRFNSSTSAHSTTSQAPVVHQIEEMREIIQKLNNELMTKHVKERSLEEKMELLMKTHEEQSERMRKQDEFMRKQNE, from the exons ATGAGTAAAGTTAGGCATGGTCAAAATAAGGGGACCTGGATTCCACCACTTGTTCGATCAACCTTGGACAAGCATTGGAGTTCTACAAAATTCCAAAACAAGAGTGTTATTGCCAAGGCGAATCGAGCTGTTGAGAAGGGAGCATCAACCTACTATGGTGGTTCCATATTTATTGCGGCTCACTTTGAGAAAATG ACTAAGGAGCTTGAACGACAACCAACTGCTTGGGAGGTTGTAGAGAGAACGAAGAAATTGAAGACTGGACAATGGGTCAATGACAAGACTCACGACCTTGCA GAGAAATATAAGAAACACCGAAAAGAAGCCCAACAACAACAAATGCTTGAAAGCGAATCTTCGCAAAACTCTCATGTTGCCTCTATTGATGACAATGAAATATACATTGATGTTGTTGGAGATGGAAATAAGAAAGGGAATGTCTATGGTCTTGGTGTATTGAGCAAGAGGTTTAATAGTTCAACAAGTGCTCACTCAACTACAAGCCAAGCTCCAGTAGTCCATCAAATAGAAGAAATGCGTGAGATTATTCAAAAGTTAAATAATGAACTTATGACAAAACATGTCAAGGAGCGGAGTCTTGAAGAAAAGATGGAGCTATTGATGAAAACTCATGAAGAGCAAAGTGAACGCATGCGCAAACAAGATGAGTTTATGCGCAAACAAAATGAGTAG
- the LOC137824521 gene encoding uncharacterized protein, with the protein MQDAIPYGGDNNVGWLHYGGDNGSGSLLSMWHKEVFCYDSHVMGKGFIAVIGQHKVSKCRCVVVNVYANCSLSEKVSLWGELTDLKKGSADSVWCFCGDFNATRKRCERKGVSMRDNQSSEMRGFNSFIDTNLLIEIPLVGKPFTWFNSNGKAKSKLDRVLVTEDWMQAWPMCKQYVQRREVSDHCAIVVKSVEKDWGPKPFRSIDAWFMERGFGHMVKEKWISYPSQGNAFTVIKEKMKRLKGDLKVWNRDVFGNLETTKKSILMELEALDCQDCSVGLLEDERLHRIGLVSRLKEPDKKLESLLCQKARASWLKSGDSCTKFYHSSLRWRRLKNEVKGVEVGGQWCEEPCTIRGEAKKLFEKRFKATRDFGVRLDAVEFNSLN; encoded by the coding sequence ATGCAAGATGCTATTCCTTATGGGGGGGATAATAATGTGGGATGGTTACATTACGGAGGAGACAATGGTAGTGGTAGTCTGCTCTCTATGTGGCATAAAGAAGTTTTCTGCTATGACTCTCATGTGATGGGGAAGGGGTTTATTGCTGTGATTGGCCAACATAAGGTATCAAAATGTAGGTGTGTGGTGGTGAATGTTTATGCTAATTGTTCTCTGAGTGAGAAGGTATCTTTGTGGGGGGAACTGACAGACCTAAAGAAGGGTTCAGCAGACTCCGTCTGGTGCTTTTGTGGTGACTTCAATGCTACAAGAAAGCGGTGTGAAAGAAAAGGAGTTAGCATGCGGGACAACCAATCGAGTGAGATGAGAGGTTTTAATAGCTTCATTGATACTAATCTTCTTATTGAAATACCTTTGGTGGGAAAGCCCTTTACGTGGTTTAATTCAAATGGCAAGGCTAAGAGCAAGCTAGACAGGGTGTTGGTTACCGAAGATTGGATGCAAGCATGGCCTATGTGCAAGCAATATGTGCAACGTAGGGAGGTGTCAGACCATTGTGCCATAGTGGTGAAATCTGTGGAGAAGGACTGGGGTCCTAAACCTTTTAGATCTATAGATGCGTGGTTTATGGAACGGGGTTTTGGCCATATGGTGAAGGAAAAATGGATCTCCTATCCCTCTCAGGGGAATGCTTTCACAGtgataaaagaaaagatgaagaggCTGAAGGGGGATTTGAAGGTGTGGAATAGGGATGTCTTTGGAAATTTGGAGACAACTAAGAAATCCATCTTGATGGAGCTTGAGGCTCTAGATTGCCAAGACTGTAGTGTAGGGTTATTGGAAGATGAGAGATTACATAGAATTGGTTTGGTGAGTAGATTGAAGGAGCCTGATAAGAAGCTAGAGTCCTTGTTGTGCCAAAAAGCTAGAGCCAGCTGGTTAAAGAGTGGAGACTCATGCACTAAATTTTACCACTCTTCTCTAAGATGGAGACGGCTAAAAAATGAAGTTAAAGGTGTTGAGGTGGGGGGTCAGTGGTGTGAAGAGCCTTGTACAATCCGTGGTGAAGCTAAGAAGCTGTTTGAAAAAAGGTTTAAGGCAACAAGAGATTTTGGTGTTAGACTTGATGCAGTAGAGTTCAATTCTTTAAACTAG